TGATACTCAATTCCCCTCGCTGGGATTTATCACCTCAATAACATCCAAACCGAATCCACTTAATCCAGAAAATTCTGCATTTTTAGAATCCGCCAATAATCGCATATGACGAACACCTAATGTCTTTAAGATTTGTGCACCGATTCCGTACTCTTTCATATTACCTTGTTGGTGATGAGGCTTGTCGATAAAGAGCAATACACCGCTGTTATGCTTGAGATAATCGATAGAATCGATCAATTGAGTATATTTGCTTTGATTAATTAAAAGTTCACAATCAGAGATTACATTATGTACTCGAACATTGGCAGTCTCACCTGCTTTATAAAAGACGATAGCGGTATGTTTATCGCCTTGATGATCTTCAAAACAATATTTTTTGACATTGACACCAAAAAATTCAATTTCATCTTCGGACACTGCTTTGACTAAAATCTCATTAGCAAGACGATATTCAACAATATCTGAAATATAAACGGTTTTGAGGTTATGCATTTGACCGAAAATATCCAAATCATCACGACGAGCCATCGTCCCGTCTTCTTTCATGATTTCACAAATAACCGCAGATTCTGCTAAACCTGAGAGACGACACAAATCGACAGATCCTTCCGTATGACCGATACGAACCAACGTCCCACCCTCTTTTGCTATAAGAGGAAAAATATGTCCAGGCATAACCAGTTCACTTGAATGACTTACAGGGTTAGCCAAAATCTTAATCGTCATATCTCGCTCTGCTGTTGAGATACCTGTTGTAGCTTCTGTAGCATCTACAGAGACCGTAAATGCCGTCTCATGCATCGATGAGTTTGTTTTGACCATTGGTTCGAGATTTAAACGTTTCGCAATGCTAGGGTTGATTGCTACACATATAAGCCCTTTTGCATGAGTAGCCATAAAATTTACATGATCGGGAGTCGAAAAAACTGATGCATAAACAAGGTCACCCTCATTCTCACGATCCTCATCATCGACCATAATAACCATACGCCCTTTTCTAAACTCTTCGATAGCTTCTTTAACACGTTCTATTGCTGACATATTGATCTCTTTATTCTTTATTAAAATATTAGTATGAATTATAATCAAAAAGGGCTAAAAATCTATCATTTTATTTTGCAATCTGATTTGAATATTTTTTTAAAAAATGTCTTGACAAAGAATAAAAAAATGTCTATAATTTCGGCCTCACAACGTAAATGTTGGGGTATAGGCAAATGGTATGCCAACAGTTTTTGGTACTGTAGATTGAAGGTTCGAGTCCTTCTACCCCATCCACTCTTTTAATCCATTTATACCATCCATCAAAAATATCATAAAATCACAATTACGTTTAGTTTCTAAACACTCTTATGGTCAACTTTAACAATTGATGATTAATATACTTGACATTACTTAAATTTTTGACTATAATTGCGCTCTACAAACGATCTAGTGTTTGTTTCTTATTGTTGCACTTCTTTACCGCGGAATAGAGCAGTCCGGTAGCTCGTCGGGCTCATAACCCGAAGGTCGTAGGTTCAAATCCTGCTTCCGCAACCAATCTAAAAATCCCTAAACAAAATCATAACAAATTATCACTCCCATTCAAATAGTAAGTGTAACACACAGTTATTTCGTAATTGTATCCGCCCTTTTGGTCTATCAAGTTTATTATGTGTTAAATACGAAAATAGGGACGGCTCACCATCGATGAAAATTCCCATGGTATGGCTACGATGATAAGAATAAATGCTATCGTATACCAAATAGCAATAGTTCGAAATTTTAATCTATCTATCTTTTGACGTTTTGCAATCATAGAGCCAAGAGTGATAACAAAAATAGCCAATAGCATGGTGACACTGTGTTCAAGTCCGAAGAAACGAATCTCACGGATATGTACAGTTTCACTAAAATGACTCAAAAAATATGAGATTATCGGGCTAATACCATATAGGAGAAGCCCAAATAGAAGCTGGATATGGGCAATCGTCGCAACACTGTGTCGTAGAGAATTATCAAAATTTGTAAAAGATTTCTCTCTAAACCATCCTGTATATGCACGATAAAGTGAATAGAGTAAACTCACTACAACAATCCAACGAAGCCATGAGTGTACTAATAAAATGATTGTATAGCTCATTACTCTGATGACACCTTTCGTATTTTAAACCACGCCGCATATAACGCCGGAACAAATACCAACGTCAAAGCGGTAGCAACGATAAGCCCCCCCATGATCGCAATCGCCATCGGTCCCCAAAATACACTACTCGTTAATGGAATCATAGCCAAAATTGCGGCGCCGGCAGTGAGTACCACAGGACGTGCACGACGTACAGTGGCTTCGATAATCGCATTCCATGCATCTACTCCTTGTTCAATATCCTGCTCGATTTGATCAACCAAAATCAGTGAGTTGCGCATAATCATCCCCCCTAATGCGATAACACCGAGCAATGCTACAAATCCAAACGGGGCATTAAAGATAAGCAGTGCCGGAACAACACCGATAAGTCCCAATGGAGCGGTCATAAATACCATGAACATCAGAGAAAATCGTTGTAACTGCACCATCAATATCAACAGCATTACGGCAAACATAGCCGGAAAAACAGCAAAAAGTGCAATATTCGATTTATCACTCTCCTCTATCGCCCCTCCTGCTTCGATGCGATAACCGGTGGGAAGATTATCGATAATCGGTTGCAACGATGGCATTATTTTGGTGGTGGCGTACGGTCCTTGTATCCCCTCTGCCAAATCACTGCGAACGCTAAGCGTCATATCCCGATCTCGTCTCCATAATACCGGCTCCTCAAATGTAGGTTCAATCTTCGCCACGTGTGAGAGTGGGATTATAGCTCCCGTGTGTGAGAAGAGCTGAATATCTCCGAGCCGTTCAAGCGATAAACGCTCATCAGAAGTAGCACGTACCACCACATCGACAAGTTCTTCGTTGCGCCGAATCTGCGTTATTGCCACCCCGTTTGATGCGGTTTGAACAATATTTTGAATATCCACCGTACTTAAACCCAATAAACGTGCTTTGTCTTGGTCAACATGGACTCTAAACGACCTTACCTGCTCATTCCAATCGAGCTGAGTATCTCGAACCAACGGGCTTTTACGGACAACATCTCTCACTTGATAGGCGATTTGACGTACAGTTTCTTTATCCGCTCCCATGATTCTAAACTGCACCGGAAACCCTACGGGAGGACCGAACTCCAGCCTCAGAACACGTGCTCTGCAATCGGGAAACGCTTTGTTTGTATCAAACAGCTCCATTAGACGGCTACGAACGCGCTCTCGTGCTTCGAGTGTGGGGGTTGTGAGTACGAACTGCGCATACGATGGACTGGGAAGTTCAGGAGAAATCGATAGGTAAAATCGAGGAGTCCCCTCCCCCGTATACGCGGTAAAGCCATCAATATCACGGTCGGATTTGAGAATCTGTTCCAGTCTTTTTACCTGCTGTTGTGTCGATTCAAAAGAGGCTCCTTCGTGCAATCTCAACTCTATCAAC
The Sulfuricurvum sp. DNA segment above includes these coding regions:
- a CDS encoding bifunctional 3,4-dihydroxy-2-butanone 4-phosphate synthase/GTP cyclohydrolase II; the encoded protein is MSAIERVKEAIEEFRKGRMVIMVDDEDRENEGDLVYASVFSTPDHVNFMATHAKGLICVAINPSIAKRLNLEPMVKTNSSMHETAFTVSVDATEATTGISTAERDMTIKILANPVSHSSELVMPGHIFPLIAKEGGTLVRIGHTEGSVDLCRLSGLAESAVICEIMKEDGTMARRDDLDIFGQMHNLKTVYISDIVEYRLANEILVKAVSEDEIEFFGVNVKKYCFEDHQGDKHTAIVFYKAGETANVRVHNVISDCELLINQSKYTQLIDSIDYLKHNSGVLLFIDKPHHQQGNMKEYGIGAQILKTLGVRHMRLLADSKNAEFSGLSGFGLDVIEVINPSEGN